In one window of Cupriavidus necator N-1 DNA:
- a CDS encoding aldehyde dehydrogenase family protein produces the protein MHAQHFVANRLIAPDNGLRIKVFDPSNGEPFAEIARGNATDINVAVHAARQAAEGAWGQMAPAERVRLLNRVAVALIAHEDELAALEARDTGKPLRQARADARAVARYFEFYAGAVDKLHGQTIPYNPGYTVLTVREPHGVTGHIIPWNYPLQIFGRSVGAALATGNACVVKPAEDACLSLLRVAEIAAEAGLPEGALNIITGYGHEAGAALARHPGINHISFTGSPQTGKQVAQLAAENHVPVTLELGGKSPQLVFADADLDTLVPVVVNGIVQNAGQTCSAGSRLLVERPVYDALLDRLASVFESLRVGPSELDLECGPLISRKQQQRVWDFVSDAQHAGVSVMAQGQIVAEAPEAGYYQVPMLFRDVPPAHRLAQEEVFGPLLAAMPFDTEAEAIALANGTPYGLVAGVWTRDGGRQLRLAHKLRAGQVFINNYGAGGGVELPFGGTGQSGYGREKGFEALYGFTTLKTIAIQHG, from the coding sequence ATGCACGCCCAGCACTTCGTCGCCAACCGCCTGATCGCGCCCGACAACGGCCTGCGCATCAAGGTCTTCGATCCGTCCAACGGCGAGCCGTTCGCCGAGATCGCACGCGGCAACGCCACCGATATCAACGTCGCCGTCCATGCGGCCCGCCAGGCCGCCGAAGGCGCCTGGGGCCAGATGGCGCCAGCCGAGCGGGTGCGCCTGCTCAACCGCGTCGCCGTGGCGCTGATCGCCCACGAGGACGAGCTGGCCGCGCTCGAGGCCCGCGACACCGGCAAGCCGCTGCGCCAGGCGCGCGCCGATGCCCGCGCCGTGGCCCGCTATTTCGAGTTCTACGCCGGCGCGGTCGACAAGCTGCACGGCCAGACCATCCCCTACAACCCCGGCTACACCGTGCTGACCGTGCGCGAGCCGCACGGTGTGACCGGCCACATCATCCCTTGGAACTACCCGCTGCAGATCTTCGGGCGCAGCGTGGGCGCGGCGCTGGCCACCGGCAACGCCTGCGTGGTCAAGCCGGCCGAGGACGCCTGCCTGTCGCTGCTGCGCGTGGCCGAGATCGCCGCCGAGGCCGGTCTGCCCGAAGGTGCGCTCAATATCATCACCGGCTACGGCCATGAAGCCGGCGCCGCGCTGGCGCGCCACCCGGGCATCAACCATATCTCGTTCACCGGCTCGCCCCAGACCGGCAAGCAGGTGGCCCAGCTGGCCGCCGAGAACCACGTGCCGGTCACGCTGGAGCTGGGCGGCAAGTCGCCGCAGCTCGTCTTTGCCGATGCCGACCTGGATACGCTGGTGCCGGTGGTAGTCAACGGCATCGTGCAGAATGCCGGCCAGACCTGCTCGGCCGGCAGCCGCCTGCTGGTGGAGCGGCCAGTCTATGACGCACTGCTCGACCGACTGGCGTCGGTGTTCGAGTCGCTGCGCGTGGGCCCGTCAGAGCTGGACCTGGAATGCGGCCCGCTGATCAGCCGCAAGCAGCAGCAGCGCGTGTGGGATTTCGTTTCCGATGCGCAGCACGCCGGCGTGTCGGTGATGGCTCAGGGCCAGATCGTGGCCGAGGCGCCGGAGGCCGGCTACTACCAGGTGCCGATGCTGTTCCGCGACGTGCCGCCGGCGCACCGGCTGGCGCAGGAAGAAGTGTTCGGCCCGCTGCTGGCCGCCATGCCGTTCGACACCGAGGCCGAAGCCATCGCACTGGCCAACGGCACGCCCTACGGGCTCGTGGCCGGGGTCTGGACGCGCGACGGCGGGCGCCAGCTGCGCCTGGCGCACAAGTTGCGCGCGGGCCAGGTCTTTATCAACAACTACGGTGCCGGCGGCGGCGTGGAGCTGCCCTTCGGCGGCACCGGCCAGTCCGGCTACGGCCGCGAGAAGGGCTTCGAGGCCCTGTACGGATTCACCACCCTGAAAACCATCGCCATCCAACATGGGTAA